The nucleotide window AATTGTTGGGTTATTAGATGCTATCTTTTCGGTCATGATAACTCCTCCGAGATGCTCTCCGTAAGCAGATCGATATCTGATTTGCTGGTAAGTTCAGTGGCATTTACTAGAAGCAGATTGTCAAAGTCTTCGCGGCTGGGGTAGAGTCTTCGAATCGGTACTCCAGCCAATATTTTCTTTTGGGCTAAAGATTCTACTAATAGTCCAGCAGATGTTGGTAGCCGTACCGTGAACTCATTAAAATAAGTCTCATTTAGTATTTCCAGGCCGTTGATTTTGCATAATTTGTCCGCCGTTGAGAGGGCGGCCTCATGGTTCAGAGTGGCGAGATGGGATAGGCCTTTTTCCCCAAGAAGAGAAAGGTGAATACTGAAGGCGAGGGCGCAGAGTCCCGAGTTCGTGCATATGTTACTGGTGGCCTTTTCTCGCCGAATGTGTTGTTCTCTGGCGTTTAGCGTCAGTACCCAACCTCGTTTGCCATCTAAGTCCTCAGTCTGGCCAGCTATGCGTCCTGGAGTTTGCCTTAAGTATTGGGTTCTAGTTGCAAATAACCCAACATATGGTCCCCCAAAGTTTAGTCCAACACCGAGTGATTGGCCCTCCCCAACAACAATATCTGCCCCCATATCGCCCGGACTTTTAAGGGCGGCTAATGCTACCGGTTCATTAAACACTATAATCAAGAGTGCTCCGGCATTTTTACAGTGTTCTCCCAGTTGAGAAAAGTCTCTAATCAAGCCAAAAAAGTCGGGGTATTGAACTACAACACACGCTGTTTCTTTATTTATCCGNTTTTCCAATGCTGTTGTACTATGATGGCCCTTGGTAGGTGCTTCAGGTCGGCTCTTTTCAATGTTGAGCTGGGAGAATTGTGCCAATGTTTCTACTACATCGCAGTAAAAGGGATGAAGGCCGCCAGAAAGAATGACGTTGTTTCGTTTAGTGACACGGCCAGCCATTAAAACGGCTTCCGCGCAGGCAGTAGACCCGTCATACATGGAAGCATTCGCAAGTTCCATGCCTGTTAAGAGTGCGACCTGCGTTTGAAATTCAAATATAGATTGCAAGGTGCCTTGGCTAATCTCAGGTTGGTACGGTGTGTAGGAAGTTAAAAACTCGCCACGTTGTANGAGTGAGTCCACTGTTGCAGGAATGTGATGCCGATAGGCTCCCCCACCAAGGAAAAAAGGAGCGTCTCTTGCGGCTAGGTTAAGCTTTGCGAGCNTTTGCAGGTGCTGGGTCACCTCCAGTTCCCCAGTGTGGGAGGGCAGGGTTTGCGCGAAGGTAGACAAGGCAGATTCTGGAACTTTATCAAAAAGTTCGTTAATATCTTTAATGCCTATTTTCTCCATCATAAGTTCGCGTTCCCGCTTGGTGTGAGGAAGGTATCGCATAGTCCGTAATCCTTAACTTAGTGAGTTCACAAAGTTCTCATATGCTGTCTCGTCCATTAAACTTTCGAGCTCAGAGGCGTCTGTAAGTTCTAGCGAAAAGAACCAACCTACCTCTCGAGGATCACTGTTGATTAGCCCAGGATCATCTATGATAGCGTTGTTAATATTGATAACTTTGCCACTGATCGGAGAAAAAAATTCGCTTGCAGCTTTAACAGACTCTATTGTGGCGGCTTCGCCTCCTTTTTGGACGATTGTGCCTATTTCTGGCAACTCAACATAAACAATGTCCCCAAGTTGCTCTTGTGCAAAATCCGTTATTCCAACGATTCCTATTTGTTTGGTCTCCCTGCTTCCTTCTTCTAACCGCACCCATTCATGGTCCTTGGTATATTTGGCTTTTGGCATCGAGTAGTTCTCCTATTTTCTATAATAGCGGTGGGGCACAAATGGTAATGAAACTGGTATTGCCTCTATATCTTTGCCACGTATTGTGACCCTAGGATTTTCCTTTGAGCCTAGACGCTTACGTTCAACGTAACCAATGGCTATGGAGTTGTTGGTGGTTGGGCTGAAATTACCGCTTGTAATCTCTCCACATTTCTCACCGGAGTTATTTTTTATGGGTGCGCCCGTTCTGGCTATAGCCTTGTTTGTTATAGTGAGGGCAATCCTGCTTCGTGGGGGTTTTTCACGCAGCTGTTTTAAGATCACTTCCGCTCCAGAGAAATTCGCTTCGTCTCGTCGTCGGTGATTTATGGTCCAGGACAGTCCCGCCTCAACAGGTGTGGTATTTTCAGTTAAATCTTGTCCACACAAACTCAGTCCTGCTTCCAATCTAAGAGTATCTCTGGCTCCCAGCCCAGCCATTGCAACTTGTTCGTCTAGAGAAAGTATTCTTGCGATATGCTGTATGGAATCCGGGGCGGCTGCTATCTCGTAACCATCTTCGCCCGTATATCCAGAGCGAGATACCCAACAGGATTGCCCGCAGATGGTTGATTGCATTCCTTCCAAAAATGATAAATCCACAGGCCGAGTGCTGTAACGTAATAGAACCCTCGATGAATCCGGCCCTTGAAGGGCAATTAGGCCGCGTTCTTCTTGTTTTATGTCAATGTGTTGGGATAGGCCTTCGCGCAGAGTGCCGAGGTCTTTGTCTCGATTGTTGGCATTCCCAACAATGAGAAAATTATCGGGTGTGCGTGCAATTATCAGATCATCGATTATTCCTCCCTGTCTATTAGTGAACATCGTGTAGCATAGTTGTCCTGGCTTTAGTCCAATAAGGTTACCCGGAACAAGAGTTTCGAGTTCTGCTGCCAAGTGCTCGAATCCTAATGGACTTGTAAGGGTAAACTGGCCCATGTGGGAAACATCGAACAGGGAAGCTTTTGCTCTACAATGTTTGTGCTCTGCGAGGATGCCTCCGGGATAATTTAGGGGCATGAGAAATCCCCCGAACGGGGTCATCTTCGCACCTAGTGACAAATGAAATTCTGACAGCGGNGACTGAAGTAAAGGGGGTTTATCAGAGGGATCTTGGGTCAAATTTCTCTCCAGGGGCTTAGACGCACAACACTCGATGGCGCCCCCTCTGTCTGAGAACCTGAGAGATTTGCCGCTGGAAAAATCCAGCGATTTACTCCTTCGGTGGGGCCTAGGACATAACGCTCAAAGGCCAGCTTTCCAGAGTTTCAACATCTCCGCGGTCCATTTGCCTGAGAGTTTCCGGGGCGGTTGCTCCTTCGGCTCCAGCCTATNCAAGGCCAGTATCTCCCGCGGTGATATTTGCTATGATAGCCAGTAACTTCACCGCGTCAACAAGAGCTCATTAAATCACGATGCTTATTTATGTTTCGTTTTTCGGATGTGTTCCATTTGCTCCTCTGAAAGCTGAAATCCTACCAACATTTCGTAGCCTTCTGCTTCACCCAAATGATCAATTGGAATTTTTACTAAAATATTCTCAACCACTATTATTTGCCCAGATGGAGGATCATTTTCCGGAGGCACTTCGGTTTGAAAAACTGATTTTGTGGTGATTTTACCGAATCGGTTGGTTAGAGCAACAAAGTAGGGAAGGGGTTGGATCATCGCTTGTTCTTTGGATGAATCAGAAAGGTATAATATAGATATTTCTACCTCCGTTGCTAGAATCGCGAATTTCGACAGCGGATTTTTTTCTTTTTCACTTAGATACTCGAGCTTACAGAAAATTTGTACAGTTGTAATTCTCGCAATGGGATTCGGATTTTGGGTAGTGTTTTGCTCGCCAGAGAGGAGATACGTATCGCCATCTCGTAAGATTCTAGTTGTGGGGCAGGTGACTTCTTGGGTTTCAAAAATATTCAGTTTTTCCTCTATAGCCTTTTGAGAAGGGATATAGTCAGAAGAGCAGGAGGCGATTGCCAATGCAAAAGACGCGAGGGCTAATATTTTAAGCAAGTGTATTGGCGGGTGTATCATTTAAGAGCCACACCTTTAGACAGGTTTGCTTTTGGCATTCCACAATCCTCGTTGTGTTATACAAATATATTTTTTTCCTGGACCATCATCGTACTTTTCTAGGATACACCTTGTACTTTTCCACCAGCCTTTGGTAGTTAATAACCGAACTATATCCATGCTTCTATAACTGTGTGGGTAGAGCAATGATTTCATAGGTTGTATTAGCTTATTAAAGGTCTTTTTACTGTGTCCATTAAAANAGTTAGAGTGGTTCCGGAACAGTGGCAGTTTATACAAAGATAAATGACCAGGAGTTGCAAGCCTTTCTTTCCCAATATCAATTGGGGGAGTGCTTGGAGGTATCGGAAATCCCTGAGGGGGTTGAAAATTCTAATTATCGTTTACGGACAGAGAGGGGCCGTTTCATTCTGACAATTTTTGAGCGTCGTGTTGCTCATAGTGACCTGCCCTTCTTCATGGATTTAATGGGGTTTTTATCTGGAGAGGGAATATGCTGTCCTGTGCCTATAGTAGCTAAGGATGGTCAAGCCCTTGTTCAACTGCATGGGAAGCCAGCAGCTGTGCTAAGCCATTTGCCGGGAACTAGTATTTCTGAGCCGACCCTCAGGCATTGCGGTTTAGTTGGATCTATGCTTGCTAACGTGCATAATGCGAGCTTAAACTTCTCCGGAGGGCGTTCTAATAGCCTGNCGTTNAAAGATTGGCCGAATTTATTGANGCAAATCGGTGCGGAAGGGGATCTGGTGTCTCCTGGTATTACGGCAGACTTAGAAGATGAAATTCAATATCTTTCTGGGCACTGGCCTGAANATCTTCCGCAGGGCGTCATTCACGGTGACTTATTTCCCGATAATGTCCTGTTTTTCGACGGGAAAATATCTGGTGTGATTGATTTTTATTTCTCTTGTCGAGACTTTTTGGTCTACGACCTTAGTGTCTGTCTTAATGCGTGGGGATTTGATGTTAATGGAGGGTTCGATAGGCAACGTTCAGAATCACTAATAAGGGGTTATTGTAGTAGGCGAGTTTTGACCAGCACCGAGTTTGAGTTTTTGCCAATTCTTTGCCGAGGGTCGGCGCTACGGTTTTTGTTGACCAGGCTTTACGATCAGATCAACGCGCCTGTGACGATGATTGGCATGACAAAAGATCCTTTGGAGTATTATAGAAAACTACTCTTCCACCGCAATGTTGCCAGCGCCTCTGACTACGGATCCCCCCAAAAAAATGGCTAAAACTTCCATAGTGAGAATCTTTACAGATGGAGCATGTGCAGGGAATCCAGGCCCCGGGGGGTGGGGCGCTTTGTTGAGTTTTGCAGGTGTGGAGAAGGAAATATTCGGCGGGGAAAGTGGTAGCACTAACAACAGGATGGAATTGTTGGCAGCTATAAAGGCTCTTGAGGCGCTGACGCGGCCAAGCAAAGTAAGGTTATCGACCGATTCTAATTATCTGAAGGATGGTATTACCAAATGGATTCACAATTGGAAGACTAATGGCTGGCGTACGGCAGGGAAAAAGCCAGTCAAGAATGTTGATCTTTGGAAACGCTTGCTCGAGGCTGCTGGACCCNATGAAATCGAGTGGGAATGGGTCAAGGGTCACTCTGGACATCCGGGGAATGAACGAGCGGATGCATTAGCTCGCCAGGGCATCGAGGAAGGCGTCGAGTAAAACAAGTCGATGAAATTTGTCTTCCTTGCTGTACAGTTGATTGACTGTGGCAGCTAATGTATTGGAATAGGCTTAGGCTGGTACAGTCTAATACTGAGAATCTATAGTTTAGTAAGGATGTGCTCCGCACTGGAATTATTAAGGCCGGGACCTTCTTCTACTTCTAGAGTTGTAACCTTCCCATCCTCTATTATCATGGCGTATCTCTGGGATCGCGTGCCGAGGCCAAAGCCGGAGCCGTCCATTGTAAGGTCGAGCAGGCGAGTTAAGTCGCCATTGCCATCGCCAAGCATCATAATGTCTTGAGTGGCGCCGCGATCCTTTCCCCATGCATCCATGACGAATGCATCATTAACTGATAAACAGATGATCTGATCGACTCCTTTTGCCTTGATCTCAGAGGCATGAGCGAGAAATCCGGGAACGTGCTTCGCAGAGCAGGTTGGCGTGAATGCGCCTGGCACGGCAAATAAGACAGTCTTTTTTCCACTCAAAAGTTTTTCTGTGTCAATGTCTTCCATTCCATCAACTCCTAAATATTTTAGAGTAACTGAAGGAATTTTTTCTCCGACTTTGATGGNCATATTTTCTCTCCTAAGTGTTTATATAATGTTTTGGTAGAGCAACAGAGCTCGCTCGACTGCACGATATCACGCACTTGTGCTTGACTAAAGGTCTTGGCATCCATGATGCCAAGGCTAGCCACTAGGCGAGCAGAGGGTTTCTTGATGGAGTGCACTTCTTGCCTCACTTTCCCGGAATNTTCTCGTCCCCGCGCGCCATCTCCANTGCATGGGATATGTTCGTTTTTGTCAATAATTCTGGTAGCGCTATTCCAGTAGGAGCACCAATCCCATACACGGCGTTAAACGGGATCCCATATCGGTTAAAGCTNAACAGATAATTTTGGATATCCGGATTTCTTTTTGTCCAATCGCCTCGCATTTTGACAATATTTGGNGAATCCAGCTTATTTATAATCGCAGGACTATCCAAAACCAGTACTTTGTTTATTTTGCAGGTTAGACACCAGTCCGCTGTTATGTCCACAAATACAATTTTTCCAGAAGTTACAAGGTCGGGAATTTTACTTGCATCCAGTTCAATCCAACTGGACCACTGTGAGTTGGAAGTAGATTCCCGCCTCTTGTCTTCAGAGGGGGCGCTGACTACGAATGACGCCATACTGCACCCGCTAACTACTAAGGTCAGAGTGTATAGCAAAAGCTTTTTGTTACCCATTATGGAGGATATCAATTTCATACTTATACCGCAGAGCACCGCAATGGTTCCGATGAAAAATGCCAGGTCTATAGTGGTTTGATGTGACAAAATTACCAGTAACCATACAGCCGTAGCCGCTAAAAAAAATCCTAGAATGATACGGAGTTGGATCATCCACTTGCCAG belongs to Rhodospirillaceae bacterium and includes:
- a CDS encoding aminomethyl-transferring glycine dehydrogenase yields the protein MRYLPHTKRERELMMEKIGIKDINELFDKVPESALSTFAQTLPSHTGELEVTQHLQXLAKLNLAARDAPFFLGGGAYRHHIPATVDSLXQRGEFLTSYTPYQPEISQGTLQSIFEFQTQVALLTGMELANASMYDGSTACAEAVLMAGRVTKRNNVILSGGLHPFYCDVVETLAQFSQLNIEKSRPEAPTKGHHSTTALEXRINKETACVVVQYPDFFGLIRDFSQLGEHCKNAGALLIIVFNEPVALAALKSPGDMGADIVVGEGQSLGVGLNFGGPYVGLFATRTQYLRQTPGRIAGQTEDLDGKRGWVLTLNAREQHIRREKATSNICTNSGLCALAFSIHLSLLGEKGLSHLATLNHEAALSTADKLCKINGLEILNETYFNEFTVRLPTSAGLLVESLAQKKILAGVPIRRLYPSREDFDNLLLVNATELTSKSDIDLLTESISEELS
- the gcvH gene encoding glycine cleavage system protein H, with product MPKAKYTKDHEWVRLEEGSRETKQIGIVGITDFAQEQLGDIVYVELPEIGTIVQKGGEAATIESVKAASEFFSPISGKVININNAIIDDPGLINSDPREVGWFFSLELTDASELESLMDETAYENFVNSLS
- the gcvT gene encoding glycine cleavage system protein T, which produces MTQDPSDKPPLLQSPLSEFHLSLGAKMTPFGGFLMPLNYPGGILAEHKHCRAKASLFDVSHMGQFTLTSPLGFEHLAAELETLVPGNLIGLKPGQLCYTMFTNRQGGIIDDLIIARTPDNFLIVGNANNRDKDLGTLREGLSQHIDIKQEERGLIALQGPDSSRVLLRYSTRPVDLSFLEGMQSTICGQSCWVSRSGYTGEDGYEIAAAPDSIQHIARILSLDEQVAMAGLGARDTLRLEAGLSLCGQDLTENTTPVEAGLSWTINHRRRDEANFSGAEVILKQLREKPPRSRIALTITNKAIARTGAPIKNNSGEKCGEITSGNFSPTTNNSIAIGYVERKRLGSKENPRVTIRGKDIEAIPVSLPFVPHRYYRK
- a CDS encoding homoserine kinase encodes the protein MAVYTKINDQELQAFLSQYQLGECLEVSEIPEGVENSNYRLRTERGRFILTIFERRVAHSDLPFFMDLMGFLSGEGICCPVPIVAKDGQALVQLHGKPAAVLSHLPGTSISEPTLRHCGLVGSMLANVHNASLNFSGGRSNSLXXKDWPNLLXQIGAEGDLVSPGITADLEDEIQYLSGHWPEXLPQGVIHGDLFPDNVLFFDGKISGVIDFYFSCRDFLVYDLSVCLNAWGFDVNGGFDRQRSESLIRGYCSRRVLTSTEFEFLPILCRGSALRFLLTRLYDQINAPVTMIGMTKDPLEYYRKLLFHRNVASASDYGSPQKNG
- a CDS encoding ribonuclease HI codes for the protein MAKTSIVRIFTDGACAGNPGPGGWGALLSFAGVEKEIFGGESGSTNNRMELLAAIKALEALTRPSKVRLSTDSNYLKDGITKWIHNWKTNGWRTAGKKPVKNVDLWKRLLEAAGPXEIEWEWVKGHSGHPGNERADALARQGIEEGVE
- a CDS encoding peroxiredoxin yields the protein MXIKVGEKIPSVTLKYLGVDGMEDIDTEKLLSGKKTVLFAVPGAFTPTCSAKHVPGFLAHASEIKAKGVDQIICLSVNDAFVMDAWGKDRGATQDIMMLGDGNGDLTRLLDLTMDGSGFGLGTRSQRYAMIIEDGKVTTLEVEEGPGLNNSSAEHILTKL